A genomic window from Macaca thibetana thibetana isolate TM-01 chromosome 16, ASM2454274v1, whole genome shotgun sequence includes:
- the ALOX15 gene encoding polyunsaturated fatty acid lipoxygenase ALOX15 → MGLYRIRLSTGASLHAGSKNQVQLWLVGQHGEAALGKRLWPARGKETEVKVEVPEYLGPLLFVKLRKRHLLQDDAWFCNWISVQGPGDGDEVRFPCYRWVEGDGVLSLPEGTGRTVGEDPQGLFQKHREEELEERRKLYRWGNWKDGLILNVAGTKLSDLPVDERFLEDKRVDFEASLAKGLADLAIKDSLNVLTRWKDLDDFKRIFWCGQSKLAERVRDSWKEDALFGYQFLNGANPMLLRRSAHLPARLVFPPGMEELQAQLEKELEGGTLFEADFSLLDGIKANVILCSQQYLAAPLVMLKLQPDGKLLPMVIQLQLPSAGSPPPPLFLPTDPPMVWLLAKCWVRSSDFQLHELQSHLLRGHLMAEVIAVATMRCLPSIHPIFKLIIPHLRYTLEINVRARTGLVSDMGVFDQAVSTGGGGHVELLRRAGGFLTYSSFCPPDDLADRGLLGVKSSFYAQDALRLWEIIFRYVEGIVSLHYKTDVAVKDDPELQTWCREITEIGLQGGQDRGFPVSLQSRDQVCHFVTMCIFTCTGQHSSVHLGQLDWYTWVPNAPCTMRLPPPTTKDATLETVMATLPNFHQASLQMSITWQLGRRQPIMVAVGQHEEEYFSGPEPKAVLKKFREELAALDKEIENRNAKLDMPYEYLRPSLVENSVAI, encoded by the exons GAGACAGAAGTCAAGGTGGAAGTACCGGAGTACCTGGGGCCGCTGCTGTTTGTGAAGCTGCGCAAACGGCACCTCCTTCAGGACGACGCCTGGTTCTGCAACTGGATCTCCGTGCAGGGCCCCGGAGACGGGGACGAGGTCCGGTTCCCTTGTTACCGCTGGGTGGAGGGCGACGGCGTCCTGAGCCTGCCCGAAGGCACCG GCCGCACTGTGGGCGAAGACCCTCAGGGCCTGTTCCAGAAACACCGGGAAGAGGAgctggaagagagaaggaagctgTACCG gtggggaaactggAAGGATGGGTTAATTCTGAATGTGGCTGGGACGAAACTAAGTGACCTCCCTGTGGATGAGCGATTTCTGGAAGACAAGAGAGTTGACTTTGAGGCTTCACTGGCCAAGGG GCTGGCGGACCTTGCTATCAAAGACTCTTTAAATGTTCTGACTCGCTGGAAGGATCTGGATGACTTCAAACGGATTTTCTGGTGTGGCCAGAGCAAGCTGGCAG AGCGCGTGCGGGACTCCTGGAAGGAAGATGCCTTATTTGGGTACCAGTTTCTTAATGGCGCCAACCCCATGTTGCTGAGGCGCTCCGCTCACCTTCCTGCCCGCCTCGTGTTCCCTCCAGGCATGGAGGAACTGCAGGCCCAGCTGGAGAAGGAGCTGGAG GGAGGCACACTGTTTGAAGCTGACTTCTCCCTGCTGGATGGGATCAAGGCCAACGTCATTCTCTGTAGCCAGCAGTACCTGGCTGCCCCTCTGGTCATGCTGAAACTGCAGCCTGATGGGAAACTCTTGCCCATGGTCATCCAG CTCCAACTACCCAGCGCAGGATCCCCGCCACCTCCACTTTTCTTGCCCACGGATCCTCCAATGGTCTGGCTTCTGGCCAAATGCTGGGTGCGCAGCTCTGACTTCCAGCTCCATGAGCTGCAGTCTCATCTTCTGAGGGGACACTTGATGGCTGAGGTCATTGCTGTGGCCACCATGAGGTGCCTGCCGTCCATACATCCTATCTTCAAG CTTATCATTCCTCACCTGCGATACACCCTGGAAATTAACGTCCGGGCCAGGACTGGGCTGGTCTCTGACATGGGAGTTTTTGACCAG GCGGTGAGCACTGGTGGGGGAGGCCACGTGGAGCTGCTCAGGCGAGCTGGAGGCTTTCTAACCTATAGCTCCTTCTGTCCCCCTGATGACTTGGCTGACCGGGGGCTCCTAGGAGTGAAGTCTTCCTTCTATGCCCAAGATGCACTGCGGCTCTGGGAAATCATCTTTCG GTATGTGGAAGGAATCGTGAGTCTCCACTATAAGACAGACGTGGCTGTGAAAGATGACCCAGAGCTGCAGACCTGGTGTCGAGAGATCACTGAAATCGGGCTGCAAGGGGGCCAGGACCGAG GGTTTCCTGTGTCTTTACAGTCTCGGGATCAGGTTTGCCACTTTGTCACCATGTGTATCTTCACCTGCACCGGCCAACACTCCTCTGTGCACCTGGGCCAG CTGGACTGGTACACTTGGGTCCCTAACGCACCCTGCACGATGCGGCTGCCCCCGCCGACCACCAAGGATGCAACGCTGGAGACAGTGATGGCAACGCTGCCCAACTTCCACCAGGCTTCTCTGCAGATGTCCATCACTTGGCAGCTGGGCAGACGCCAGCCCATTATG gtggCTGTGGGCCAGCATGAGGAGGAGTATTTTTCGGGCCCTGAGCCTAAGGCTGTGCTGAAGAAGTTCAGGGAGGAGCTGGCTGCCCTGGATAAGGAAATCGAGAACCGGAATGCAAAGCTGGACATGCCGTACGAGTACCTGCGGCCCAGCCtggtggaaaacagtgtggccatCTGA